ACAGAACTACCTCAACGACCCGGCACTTGCCTACAAATATGCGGTAACGGCTGACCTGAAGGCACACCTCGAGGCCGTCTATGGCGCAAGCCTGACCGAGTTCTTCAACGACTGGGTGTATAATCAGGGTTATCCGTCTTATAACATCGTTGCCCATAACATTGCAGCCGGACAGGTGCAATTCACCGTCAACCAAACCCAGTCGCACCCGTCGGTCACGTTTTTCGAGATGCCGGTGCCCGTGCGGGTTTTTGGTGCAGGTGGACAACAACTGGACCTCGTCCTCGACAACACCTCGAACGGACAAATCATCGTTAAAAATGTACCTTTTACGGTCACCAGCGTATCGTTTGACCCCACGAACGAGTTGATTTCAGACAACAACAGCATTTCGCTTTCGGCCGATGATTTCGATATCACTGCGGTCCGCCTTTACCCGAACCCCGTCGCCTCACAACTCACGCTCGACCTACCGGCAGCGGTGGCTATACATGAGGTCGCGATTTATGACATGGTAGGCAAAAAGGTGCGGTCCCTCAATACGGCGCAACTCTCATGGGATGTGGCACCACTTGCGTCCGGCGCCTACATTTTGCGTGTTGAAACGGAAAAAGGCGTGGCGACCTTGAAGTTCTTGAAGGGCTGAGGAGGTCTGTCTGGAAGATAACTGCCGACTGCGACTGCCGACTGCGACTGCCAACTACTGCGACTGAGACTGCGACTGCCTACTGAATAAGAACCCTCCTGCGTCGCGATAAGAGATGGTGCGTGGCAATGAAGCTACGTCCTCGCCTGGAAGTATCACTGCCAACTGCCTACTGCCCACTTCTGCGACTGCGACTGCCAACTGAATGGGATCCCTCCTGCGTCGGGATGACAGGTGGTGCATAGTAATGAAGCTACGTGCTCGCCTGGAAGTATCACTGCCAACTGCCCACTGCCCACCGCCAACTACTGCGACTGCGACTAAAAATCACCACGCGCTCGCCGACGTCAACTCCGCTATATGTCCGGCGGTAACTTCAAGCAGCGGTGCCGCGATTAGGCTTTGCAACTGCTCCGGGCTGGTGGCACTGACAATCGGCGCCGTAACCGACGGGCGGTGAAGGAGCCAGGCCAGCGCCAATGCTGCCTGCGTCGTGTTGAGTTCAGCAGCTACTTTGTCGAGGGCCGCAAGAATCCGGAAGCCGCGTTCATTCAGGAATTTCCCCATATTCCCGCCTCGGACACTTTGACTGAAATCTGCCTCAGATCGGTACTTTCCCGTAAGGAAACCGGCCGCCAGCGAAAAATACGGTACTACGCCCAAACCGTGGCCCATGGCGAGCGTCTCGAACCGGCTTTCATAGACCTGTCGGTCGTAGAGGTTGTAGTGGGGCTGTAGGCTTTGATAAGACGGAAAGCCGTTCGTAGCACTGGTGGCGAGCGATTCTTTCAACCGTTCCGGACTGAGGTTCGAAGCGCCAATCCAGCGTACTTTGCCTTCTTTCACCAATTGGTCGTAGGCCTCCAGCGTCTCCCCCACCGGCACCGACTCGTCGTCGCAATGCGTTTGGTAGAGGTCGATGTAATCGGTTCGTAGTCGTTTCAGGGAGGCATCTGCTGCTTTTAGTATGCACGCCTTTCGCAATCCCTTTTTACCGTCGCCCATATCGAAACCGACTTTGGTAGCGATGACTACGTCGTGGCGGTTCTTCCGCTTATGCAGCCAGTTGCCTATTACTGTCTCCGATTCACCGCCGGAGTTCCCCGGTGCCCAGCGCGAGTACACATCGGCTGTATCGATAAAGTTGAAACCCGCCGCTACAAATCCGTCGAGAATCTCGAATGAGCGGGCTTCGTCTATGGTCCATCCAAAGACATTTCCACCCAGCATCACCGGGTAGACCTCTAAATCGGAGGCACCCACCTGTCGTTTTTCCATAATTAAAGCGGTATATACGATTTGGCGGCACTACTCTGGATGGCCGCATCAATGATTCGCATGGTTTTGACGCCGTCCGACGCCGGAACCGGCACTTCTCCACCGCCTGTCAGCGACTGGTATAACGCCTCAAAAAAGTGGAGGTAATTGCCCGGAGGTGCGGCCAGGTGACGCCGTTCGATAATACCACCGTTTTCGATATGGAGGATGCCCTCGGCCCCATCCGGCTCGTAGCCCCAATTATGGGACGTCGGTCGGTTGCCTGCCTTAAGGTCGTTTTCCTGCACGTCAGCACGAGGTTTCAGGAACGATCCCTTTTTGCCATGCAATACATACGCGGCCTGCGGTTCCATCACAAAAAAACCGGCCTTGATCCGAACGCGGGTCTGCGGGTAATACAATAAAACGTCAATACAATCGTCGACCACCGATTCGTCGCGGGTCACGCGTAAATCTGCGAAAACCCCTTCCGGGAAACCGAACAACTGCACCGCCTGGTCGATCAGGTGTGAACCCAGGTCCTTGAGGATACCGGCGCCGTCGTTGGGTGTTTCCTTATGCTGTTTCGGACTCAAATTCGGATTATAGCGGTCGAAATGCAACTCGGCCTCCACAATCGGACCCAGCACCCCTTCGTTCAACACGTTTCGCACGAGTTGGAAATCGCTGTCCCACCGGCGGTTCTGGAAGACACAGATTTTCAATCCTTTCTGTGTTGCCAGTGCTTCAAGTTCTTCGGCTTCGGCCGCGTTCGAGGTGAAGGCTTTTTCTACCGACACATGTTTGCCTGCCTTAAGGGCGCGTTTGGCATAATCGAAATGCGTGGCGACGGGCGTGTTGACGATCACAAGATCGACATCGTCGTGGAGGACGGCGTCGAGCGACGGATAACTGCGTACACCGGGGTAATCTTCTTCTATTTTCTGTCGGGACCGCTCCCAGGAACCGCGCAGGTCAAAACCCGGATGCAGGTGGAGAAAAGGAGCATGGAATACTTGACCGGACATTCCATATGACAGGAGGGCCGTCTTTATTTTCTGCATGTTTCATGAGTTGTTTGCGTAAAGTTAGGGCGTGCCGGGCGGAACTTCCATGCGTCGATTTTACAATTAACAAACATTTAATTCCGCTTGACGGCCAAAACCACGGATTTGAAACAGAAAACCTTACTTTTGTGCGTTAACAAAAAAACTGCACTATCCGGATGGAGATCGTCATCAAACTCTCACAGTTTCTTCTCAGCCTTTCGCTGCTCATCATACTTCACGAATTCGGCCATTATTTTCCAGCCAAGCTCTTCAAGACCCGCGTCGAGAAGTTCTACCTGTTCTTCGATATCAAATTCTCGCTTTTCAAGAAGAAGATAGGCGAAACCGTATACGGCATTGGCTGGCTGCCGCTGGGTGGATACGTCAAAATATCGGGCATGATCGACGAGAGCATGGACACCGAACAAATGGCACAACCGGCGCAACCGTGGGAATTCCGCTCGAAACCGGCCTGGCAACGCCTCATCATCATGTTGGGCGGTGTGACGGTCAATTTCATCCTGGCATTTGTGATTTGTATCGGTATGACGTTTGCCTATGGCGACCTTTACCTGAAAAACTCTGAACTGAAAGACGGCGTCGAAGTAAGCGATATGGCCAAAAAGTTAGGCTTTGCGACCGGTGACAAGATTGTGGCCATCGATGGCGAAAAAATCGAGAAGTTCAACGAGGTCAACCCAAAACTGCCGTTTGCGCACACCGTTACGATCGACCGCAACGGCACGACCAAAACCCTGACGCTTCCGGAGAACCTGCTGGGCGACCTGTCGAAATCACAGAAAGGCCCGCTGGTATACCCACGCAACCTGTTTGCCGTGCGGGAAGTAGATGCAAAAAGTCCGAATGCCAAAGTATTGCAGCCCAAAGACGCCATCGTTTCCTTCAATGGCGTTGATCTTCCTTATTTCGATGAAGTAATGGCCATGCGCGACAGCCTGAAGGGCAAAACCGTGGATGCCGTGGTGTTGCGCGACCAGAAACGCGTGCCAGTGAAGATCAGCGTATCGGCTAAGGGAACACTGGGTATCTTCCCAAGTGCGGTTGACGACAAGAGCCTTGAAAAACTGGGCGTTTATAAGTTTGACCGTGCAGAATATGGTTTCTTTGAATCGATTCCGGTTGGGATTGGCAAAGGCGCCGACCTCTTCGCCAGCTACTGGAAGCAACTGAAAGCGATTTTTACCCCATCGACGGGCGCGTATAAAGGCGTAGGCGGCTTCTTCGCGATCTTCAACGTATTCCCGGAGAGTTGGAGTTGGGAAGTGTTCTGGGGGATTACCGCGTTTTTATCGGTAATGCTCGGCGTATTGAACCTGCTGCCGATACCGGCCCTCGACGGCGGACACGTGATGTTCCTGTTGTTTGAGATGGTTACGGGCCGCAAACCAAGCGATAAATTCTTAGAGCGTGCCCAGATGGTAGGGATCATTATGTTGTTATCCCTGGTGCTGTTTGCGAACGGCAACGACATCTTCCGGGCCATCATGAGAAAGTGATGAAATTTTACGGCAATTATTTGGAGAAAATAATTTTCGACGTATATTTGCCCCGCTTTAAAAGGCAACACGCCTTCCTCCTTAGCTCAGTTGGTTAGAGCATCTGACTGTTAATCAGAGGGTCCTTGGTTCGAGCCCAAGAGGGGGAGCAACAAATCCTGGCAGAAATGCCGGGATTTTTTGTTTTACGCCATGTATACAGTATATGTTCTTTTTTCCGAAAAACTAAACCGCTTCTACATCGGGGCCACTTCCGATTTTGGCACGAGGTGGCACTACCACCAACACGCAGAAAACCACAAGTTCACCCATAAAGCCAGTGACTGGACGCTGTTTTTGTCGATTGAATGCGCGACCAAAACACAGGCGTTTGCCGTTGAAAAACATATCAAGGCAATGAAAAGTAAGACTTATATCCAAAACCTGAAAAAGTACCCCGAAATGACCCAAAAACTCCTCCAAAAATATGGCGACTGTTAATCATAGCCCCGATAGCTATCGGGGTTGGTTCGAGCCCAAGAGGGGGAGCAACAAATCCTGGCAGAAATGCCAGGATTTTTTGTTTTACGCCATGTATACAGTATATATTCTTTTTTCCGAAAAACTAAACCGCTTCTACATCGGGGCCACTTCCGATTTTGACACCAGATGGCACTACCACCAACACGCAGAAAACCACAAGTTCACCCATAAAGCCAGTGACTGGATACTTTTTTTATCAATCGCATGTACAAACAAGACGCAGGCGTTCGCCGTTGAAAAACACATCAAGGCAATGAAAAGCAAGACTTATATCCAAAATCTGAAGAAGTACCCCGAAATGACACAAAAACTCCTCCAAAAATATGGCGACTGTTAATCATAGCCCCGATAGCTATCGGGGTTGGTTCGAGCCCAAGAGGGGGAGCAACAAATCCTGGCAGAAATGCCGGGATTTTTTGTTTTACGCCATGTATACAGTATATGTTCTTTTTTCCGAAAAACTAAACCGCTTCTACATCGGGGCCACTTCCGATTTTGGCACGAGGTGGCACTACCACCAACACGCAGAAAACCACAAGTTCACCCATAAAGCCAGTGACTGGACGCTGTTTTTGTCGATTGAATGCGCGACCAAAACACAGGCGTTTGCCGTTGAAAAACATATCAAGGCAATGAAAAGCAAGACTTATATCCAAAACCTGAAAAAGTACCCCGAAATGACACAAAAAACTCCTCCAAAAATATGGCGACTGTTAATCATAGCCCCGATAGCTATCGGGGTTGGTTCGAGCCCAAGAGGGGGAGCAACAAATCCTGGCAGAAATGCCAGGATTTTTTGTTTTACGCCATGTATACAGTATATATTCTTTTTTCCGAAAAACTAAACCGCTTCTACATCGGGGCCACTTCCGATTTTGACACCAGATGGCACTACCACCAACTCGCAGAAAACCACAAGTTCACCCATAAAGCCAGTGACTGGACGCTGTTTTTGTCGATTGAATGCGCGACCAAAACACAGGCGTTTGCCGTTGAAAAACATATCAAGGCAATGAAAAGTAAGACTTATATCCAAAACCTGAAAAAGTACCCCGAAATGACCCAAAAACTCCTCCAAAAATATGGCGACTGTTAATCATAGCCCCGATAGCTATCGGGGTTGGTTCGAGCCCAAGAGGGGGAGCAACAAATCCTGGCAGAAATGCCGGGATTTTTTGTTTGACGGCATTTACACCATCAAGTCTTCCAACCGACGAAAACAAAAAATGTTTGCTTTCTAAAAAATAACTTCCGACATTTGGATATCCAAGAACAGGAAAATGAAACGAATGATGTGCACTTTGTGTTGTATGATGTGGAAAACTCCGCAGAGCACGCCTATTGCATAATTTTAGTTTTTAAAAATATACGAAGGAACCTCTGCCAACCGCAGGGGTTTTTTATTGCCCGGATGTACACTAACCCAACTTAAAAACAATGATCTCCACTACCCACATGACGGCTATGATGTGCAACTGTTGCTTCGGTTACAGGCGTTATGGCTATGGGTGGACGTAGCCATTTTACATTCGCAAACGCATAAAGCTCCACCACCGTGGGGCTTTTATTTTTACTGAGAATTTCAAGATCAGTACATTGTTGTTATTCAAAGTGTGTTGATCATTTGCGTGCGAGGTTTTGGGGGCTAGGTAAATCTGTAGTGTTATACCGTAAAAAAGACTTCACCCGCATGCTTTATTCTCAGGAGTCAGAACAGTACTTAAGGCCGCGTTACGAGCCTGGATAAGACAAAAGCAAAGACGAAGGAGAATTGTCAACACTTAAAATTCTTACTTATGTCTATCGTAAAACAATCGGTCGGAATCGACATCTCAAAATCAACCTTCACCGCGTGTCATTGCCAACAGGATAGCAAGGGTGCTCTGGTGTTCAGCAAATCAGTTGATTTTTCTAATGACAAAACGGGCTTCAATCAGTTTACTCGCTGGGTAAGAAGCGTAAGTACTCCCGAATCTGAGCTAGTCTTTCTTATGGAGGCGACAGGTGTCTATTATGAGGCGCTTGCCTATCATCTCTACAAGATCAAAAAGACGGTTCATGTGGTGTTGCCCAATACATCGAGCCATTACTTCTCAAGTTTGAACGTAAAGACCAAAACCGATCATCTGGATGCTAAAGTCTTGAGCCAGTTTGGGGTGGAACGCAAACATAGGACATGGGTTCCTCCCAGCCCAGTGCTCCGTGGACTCCGTAACCTTACTCGCTATTATGTCCAGTTGCAGGAACAGCGAACGGCCTTAGGCAACATAAAACACAGTAAGGAAAATTCTTTTGAGGTTCAGCAGTTTATCTTCAGAAGCAACCAAAAGCTCATAAAGGAGATTGACAAACAGATCCAAGTAGTCAAAAAAGCAATCGAGAAACAGATAGCCTCAGACGCAGGTCTTCAGGACAAGGTAAACAAAATAAACACCATAAAAGGCGTAGGGTTGATTACAATAGCCACGATCATCGCTGAAACCGATGGTTTCTACCAGATACGAAACGCAAGGCAACTTGCAAGCTTTGCCGGTTACGATGTTGTACAACGGGAGTCGGGTACATCCATAAAAGGTAAAACACGCATATCCAAAAAAGGAAACCGATACATAAGGAATGCCCTCTACTTCCCTGCAATGGTGGCCTGTCGTTTCAATCCCGATATGAAGCAAACCTATCTTAGAATCAACCAAAACAAACCCTCGAAGATGATAGGTCAGGTGGCCATACAGCGAAAACTCCTCCTGCTGATGTATACTTTATGGAAGAACGATACCGTATTCATTGAAGGATATAAAAAAGATAGTCCCGCACCAAAGGAGCAGGACTATGCAGGATAGTTCAAAAGCGGACTTCCTTAATGGACTCAAAAATACCTTTTTTCGTCGAATGCTTGCTTATTAAAACAGTACCTTTTTTTATACCTCAACCCAAAACCACCCGCTATGGAACTTACACTCGAAAAGAGCTTACTCGAAAAAGCCAGTGCCTTAGAATCGCAAATCGGTAACACGCCCTTATGGCCCATTGAAAACCTTCATAAAAACCCGAGGGTCAAACTCTACGCCAAAGTGGAATGGGAACAATTGTCGGGTTCCATAAAAGCAAGGGCCGCCTTTGCCATCATCAAAAAAGCGATACAAAACGGAAGTTTGGAAGAAGGACGTACCCTTTTGGATGCCACCAGCGGCAATACCGGAATCGCCTATGCATCCATCGCAAAGGCATTAGGCCTCAATGTGACGCTTTGCCTTCCGGAAAATGCGTCGAAAAAACGACGCGAAATCCTGCAGGATTTGGGTGCCGACATCCTCTACACCTCCCGGTTTGGAGGCACGGATGAAGCGCAACAGGTGGCGAAACAACTGGCCGACGCCCATCCTGAAAAATACTTTTACGCCAACCAGTATGCCAACCACCAGAACTGGCTGGCCCACTACCATACGACCGGGGCCGAAATCATCAATGAATTGCCCAACATCACGCATTTCGTAGCAGGCCTCGGCACCACCGGAACGTTCGTGGGCACGGGCAGGCGTCTGAGGGCGTTCAATACTTCCATTCAACTAATCGCCTTACAACCGGATTCGCCCCTGCACGGCCTGGAAGGCTGGAAACACCTTGAAACCGCCGATATACCTGAGATTTTTGATCCCGTCATCGCCAATCAAACCCTTGAGGTCAGCTCCACCGCGGCTTATGACCTCATTAAAAGGTTTTACGACGAAAACGGAGTTTTGTTGAGTCCGTCTTCCGCAGCGAACCTTGCGGGTGCCCTGGCCGTTGCCGATACCCTCAAAGAAGGGACTATCGTGATCGTTTTTCCGGACGATGCCCATAAATACAGCGAAATAACCTCTAAAATACTAGCGCCATGATCCATATCGAGCCCAACATCATCAACCAGTTATCAGACCACGCCCTTCGAAAATTCCCCGATGAATGCTGCGGGTTTCTACTTGGTTTCGAAACGGCCAAAAACCGCTTCGTCACAGAAATCATCGTACTGCAAAATGCCAAGGAGGGCGATAAGAGAAGACGATTTAAAATCGCACCTACCGACTATCTCAAGGCCGAGCGTTATGCTGATGAAAACGGACTTACGCTGCTGGGTGTCTACCACTCGCATCCCAAACATCCCTCCATCCCGAGCGAACATGACAGACGGGCGGCACAACCCTATTTCTCGTACCTGATTCTCTCGGTCGTAAAAAATCAGGTCAAAAGCATCCAATCCTGGGTGTTAAATGACGAACAGCAATTTGAAGAGGAACAAGTATTCGAAAACAAACAACTTAACAACTTTAAAATAAAAGACTTATGGCTACAATTGTAATTCCAACCCCGCTGCGGAAATTCACACAAAATCAAACCCGGATTGCGGTCAAGGGCAGCACCATCCGGGAGAGTTTGATCGACCTGACACAGCAATTTCCTGACTTGAAACGCTACCTCATCGACGAACAGCACCAACTGCGACGGTTCGTTACCGTTTTCTTAGACAACGATGACATCAGCGATCTGGACGAGGAAGAGACGCCCGTCAACGAAGCGAACATCATCAGTATTATTCCCGCCATTGCCGGCGGCGCTCCCGATGATAGTGCGTTCTCCAAAGCCGAACTCGAACGCTACAACCGCCACATCATCATTCCCGAATTTGGCCTGGAAGCGCAACGAAAACTAAAAGCAGCGAACGTATTGGTCGTCGGTTCCGGCGGTTTGGGAAGTCCACTGCTTTTGTATCTCGCCGCGGCCGGCGTCGGGCACATCGGCATCGTCGATTTTGATGTCGTGGATGACAGCAACCTGCAACGTCAGGTATTGTTTGGCGTGCGTGAAATTGGGAAGCCCAAGGTGGAGGCGGCAAAAGCGAGACTGGAGAGCCTGAACCCCTACATTAAAATTACTACCTATAATACCCAACTGACCTCCAAAAATGCACTGGAAATCATTAGCCAATACGATGTGGTCGCCGACGGCACGGACAACTTTCCGACCCGCTACCTGGTAAACGATGCGAGTGTCATTGCCGGGATCCCTAACGTGTATGCCAGTATCTTTCAGTTTGAGGGGCAGGTATCCGTTTTCAATTACACGGATGCGAATGGGCGAACCGGACCCAACTATCGGGATCTATACCCAACGCCACCCCCGGCCGGACTCATTCCCAATTGTGCAGAAGGAGGTGTGTTGGGCGTCTTACCCGGCATCATCGGCACCCTGCAGGCCAACGAAGTCATTAAAGTCATCACCGGTATTGGGACGCCTTTGAGTGGCCGCTTTTTTGTGTTGGATGCGCTCTCATTTGAAGCCAAAACATTCAACGTCACTAAAAAAGACAGCACACCCAAAATCACCGAACTCATCGATTACGAGCAGTTTTGCGGTGTGACGGCCGTCGAGGCGAAGACGAAGGAGATCGACGCGGCCGTCTTCCAAAGCTGGATTGCCAGAGGGGAAAAGGTGCAGGTCATCGATGTGAGGGAGCCTTCCGAATATGAGGAAGTGAATATCAACGGGCTACTCATCCCGTTAGCGACCGTTTCCGAACGGGCGAATGAGATTTCCAGGGTGAAAAAAGTGGTCGTCCACTGCAAACTGGGCGGACGAAGCGCGAAAGCGATCCGGGAACTTGAAGAAAAATTTGGCTTCGACAACCTCTACAATTTAAGAGGAGGTATTACCGCCTATCTCGACTACGAACAGGCAACAACAGTTCAAACAATCTAATTTAAAATTAAATCAAATGGCAACTTTACGACTGGGCGATGTGGCGCCCGACTTTACCGCAACCACTACAGAGGGAACGATCCATTTTTATGACTGGCTCGGCGATTCCTGGGGTATATTGTTTTCCCACCCGGCCGATTTCACCCCGGTTTGCACCACCGAATTGGGTGCTACCGCCAAACTGAAACCGGAATTTGAAAAGCGAAATGTCAAAATCATCGCGTTAAGCGTTGATCCGATTGAGAAGCATCACGAGTGGATTGGCGACATCAATGAAACCCAACATACCGAGGTCAATTTCCCGATCATTGCCGATTCCGACCACAAGATTTCAGAGCTGTATGACCTCATCCATCCCAATGCGAGCGAGACCTTTACCGTGCGCTCCGTTTTTATTATCGGCCCGGATAAAAAGGTGAAACTGATTATCTCGTATCCGGCCTCGACAGGCAGGAATTTCAATGAGTTATTGCGCGTGATTGACAGCCTGCAACTCACCGCCCAGTACTCCGTCGCCACACCCGCCAATTGGCAAGACGGCGAAGATGTGGTCATCGCTCCGACCGTGAAAGACGAGGATATCGCGGCGAAATTTCCGAAGGGATATACCCGAATAAAGCCTTACTTGCGGTTGACACCCCAACCCAACCGTTGACCAAGTGACTTTTTAAAATAATCCCAGGTAGCGGGTCTTTTCGATACGTCATAAACGTTTGTTAACTTTTTGCGCTTATGCGAACGGAATAAAAAAATTCGTACATTTGAGCAAACCCCTCTGTACGCGCAAACACACTTTGCGCGTACAGAGGGTTTTTATTTCTACCTCAATTGGTCCGGCAAGCGACTATTCGATCGTTTGGGCTGTTCGGTTGACTAGACAAAGAATAAGGATTAACTCCCATAACCGAACTACCATGAACCGGACATAAGTTAACAACATACGCCCACCGTGGCGGTGACACTACCCCCCGGTTTTCCAGGGGCACACTGCCGGTCATTTTGCCGGCATGTTTGACATTACTTCCTGCATAGCGACGATATGCCGGATCGTTTCGTTTTACTGATAAGCCATTTTACTTCCCCATACATGATCAAAATAGCCGTTGTTGACGACCATCAGCTTTTTAGAAACAGTCTTTCTATGTTACTAAATTCGATTGCCGGCACGAAGGTCGTGTTCGAGACCAGTGACGGCGCCCTGCTGCTGAAACACCTCAGGAAAAACACAATAGACGTCGCCATGATAGACGTCAGGCAACCCCACACTGAGCACTACAAATTTTGCCGGGCACTAACTAAAAAGAACCCAACCCTTAGGGTGATTGTCGTGTCACAACTCGACATCAACGAAAGTGCGCACCGTTATTTCAAATCGGGTGTTAGCGGGTTCCTGGGCAAGGACGCTTCAGCGGAACAACTGGCCAACTGTATCAGGAGCGTGACAGAAAAGCACCCGACGAATTTCGGCCTTTCGCATCTTTTGGCACAGGCTGCCGCGCTGCCACAAAAAAGCGAACTGATCCTACCGGAGGGTCGTAGGCTAATCGAGTTCTCGAAGCGGGAGATGGAAATTATCCGGCTTTCGTGCCGGGAACGCAGCAACAAACAGATAGCCGATGACCTCAGCATCAGTATCCGCACGGTCGAACAGCATCGCAAGCGGATGATGGAGCGCACCGGAACGAAGAACTTCATTGGTACCATTATGTTCGTTTTGAAACACCAGTTATTGCATATAGACGACCTATGAATTCACAGGTATACATAATGGTGGCAGGCAAGTACGGCGGTTCCGTTTCGAAAACAGGACAAATTGCGTGTTTTTACGTAACGCGACGCACAAGCAGATTCTTTAGCTTTATCAAGACCTACAATCCTGGAATGAAGACCTTTTTTTCCGTGTTTCTTTTATGCTTATCCACCCTGTCACTGGGGCAAAAACCCCACGTGCTGTACGTCCGTCTTCAGGACGCACGTACACAAGGTGACATTACTGGTGCAAAGGTT
This genomic interval from Flavobacterium sp. HJ-32-4 contains the following:
- the moeB gene encoding molybdopterin-synthase adenylyltransferase MoeB encodes the protein MATIVIPTPLRKFTQNQTRIAVKGSTIRESLIDLTQQFPDLKRYLIDEQHQLRRFVTVFLDNDDISDLDEEETPVNEANIISIIPAIAGGAPDDSAFSKAELERYNRHIIIPEFGLEAQRKLKAANVLVVGSGGLGSPLLLYLAAAGVGHIGIVDFDVVDDSNLQRQVLFGVREIGKPKVEAAKARLESLNPYIKITTYNTQLTSKNALEIISQYDVVADGTDNFPTRYLVNDASVIAGIPNVYASIFQFEGQVSVFNYTDANGRTGPNYRDLYPTPPPAGLIPNCAEGGVLGVLPGIIGTLQANEVIKVITGIGTPLSGRFFVLDALSFEAKTFNVTKKDSTPKITELIDYEQFCGVTAVEAKTKEIDAAVFQSWIARGEKVQVIDVREPSEYEEVNINGLLIPLATVSERANEISRVKKVVVHCKLGGRSAKAIRELEEKFGFDNLYNLRGGITAYLDYEQATTVQTI
- a CDS encoding peroxiredoxin → MATLRLGDVAPDFTATTTEGTIHFYDWLGDSWGILFSHPADFTPVCTTELGATAKLKPEFEKRNVKIIALSVDPIEKHHEWIGDINETQHTEVNFPIIADSDHKISELYDLIHPNASETFTVRSVFIIGPDKKVKLIISYPASTGRNFNELLRVIDSLQLTAQYSVATPANWQDGEDVVIAPTVKDEDIAAKFPKGYTRIKPYLRLTPQPNR
- a CDS encoding response regulator transcription factor, whose protein sequence is MIKIAVVDDHQLFRNSLSMLLNSIAGTKVVFETSDGALLLKHLRKNTIDVAMIDVRQPHTEHYKFCRALTKKNPTLRVIVVSQLDINESAHRYFKSGVSGFLGKDASAEQLANCIRSVTEKHPTNFGLSHLLAQAAALPQKSELILPEGRRLIEFSKREMEIIRLSCRERSNKQIADDLSISIRTVEQHRKRMMERTGTKNFIGTIMFVLKHQLLHIDDL